A stretch of the Neodiprion lecontei isolate iyNeoLeco1 chromosome 4, iyNeoLeco1.1, whole genome shotgun sequence genome encodes the following:
- the LOC107218746 gene encoding chaoptin yields MWLAVFALHWGLHVAWSYNVLCNFNTMCLCWVQDDADYTQMDVSCMGVPFARFPEIPIRYVAQLDIVGSGMQVLENEALVSSYVEALGLMSNRLMLVGEKSLSGVADHLRSLDLSYNYLTKVPLKAFRNLKKLTWLNMHSNYLTSLDGNWGHLPNTLTNVFFGDNSIAELPNCFKRFKFLMWLNLDNNNIERIEPSALPPRIQTLSMNNNLIKEFPASIGNLKDLTWLYLRGNDMKTLVLPHFESPKLELIDVSDNSISTINYTNSYPTLQIRDLNMASNKLSSLPARMFEKINVRRLYLSSNDISVINVNAFEGLEETLEYLNLENNNLIVVPEAIRSMNRITYLYLANNKVSNVSDESFLGFGNNLRALSMATNNLKYVPVGALSECNKLLHLNLGYNNILSIQPGDFEWATNLEILLLRNNMLSKLKPETFRGANRLKELSLSFNHITELDDDAFLGLEESLEILELSFAFAMDVFPRHALKQLRNLLWMVLDNNNFQVLDTTAFYSFQKLRYVNLESNRLQYLPEQIIHSSIHLELRDVKLGYNFLETIPSNTFHNLTELRSLDLSGNRIHFLTSSSISSCRKLVTVSLAQNKIAHLSPGTFSQLESLQFLHLEFNYLGKLNLDSIHESGSDDFTLNVSFNAISSIIPGDLPTLRHLDLSFNNITSLPGTAFNGTPNLRTLDLRGNFVTAVESGAFTLKHLEYLNLRNNKIQVLSKQAFYGLETLQQLDLSGNSINQLMMEQFRNLKKLRVLNLARNKIRSLPRDVFEGTQIEILDLSNNIFYVVPSTSFAEVGYTLRDLDLGNNFIDHLDSASFPTSLLNSLNLAHNRLTILPDNSFVALGKLLTLNISHNSLQANFKELFHYLPDLRQLSLAKCSLGKVPILPLANLSVLDLSLNSISSISNNDFQYLEELRTLRLVKNLVKFMPGVRLDHLRELDVSGNIIEELTKEMFSRYPRLEKLNIKNLNSVRSVERDALSHLRYLKYLQVQTWPQAEGFHLRFLLSGLPLKFVEIEIKENVLKHQIENAFSKQLKELTITGSDLETVTSEAFSTIEGGELILRIKNTRVQRFQSDIFLSLTKRLSQLTLDLRDNHINELSPSIIYGNLSWEAVGTNMVAGGLQVSGNPLECDCEIAWLSLWLRRWLRESRQIHTASQSDARQLRTMAGRAVCTETKPSYSSDKVLLTLGTPHTACQASALSSGHYQHGSTLHRFLGLSTIPLLVYVNILD; encoded by the exons ATGTGGCTGGCAGTTTTCGCACTTCACTGGGGACTGCACGTGGCCTGGTCCTACAACGTCCTCTGCAACTTTAACACCATGTGCCTCTGCTGGGTTCAGGACGACGCCGATTATACCCAGATGGACGTAAGCTGCATGGGCGTGCCTTTCGCGCGTTTTCCCG AGATACCGATTCGGTACGTAGCGCAGTTGGACATCGTGGGTTCCGGCATGCAAGTGTTGGAAAACGAGGCCCTGGTCAGCTCCTACGTGGAGGCACTCGGTCTAATGAGCAACCGTCTGATGCTCGTAGGGGAGAAATCGCTGTC CGGAGTGGCGGACCACCTGAGATCGTTGGACCTGAGTTACAATTACTTAACGAAGGTGCCGCTCAAGGCGTtccgaaatttgaaaaagttgaCCTGGCTAAACATGCACAG TAATTACTTGACGAGTTTGGATGGGAACTGGGGCCACCTGCCGAACACGCTAACCAACGTGTTCTTCGGGGACAACTCGATTGCCGAGCTACCGAACTGTTTCAAgcggttcaaatttttaatgtgGCTAAACCTGGACAACAACAATATCGAGCGCATCGAACCGTCCGCGCTACCACCGCGCATACAAACACTAAGTATGAACAACAACCTGATCAAAGAATTTCCAGCGAGCATTGGAAATCTGAAGGATTTGACATGGCTGTACCTGAGGGGAAACGACATGAAGACGTTGGTGCTGCCGCACTTCGAAAGCCCGAAATTAGAACTTATCGATGTAAGCGACAACTCGATAAGCACTATCAATTATACGAATAGCTACCCGACGCTGCAGATCCGGGACTTAAACATGGCCAGTAACAAACTGTCCTCACTCCCCGCCAGAATGTTCGAGAAGATAAACGTGCGGCGGTTGTACCTATCGTCGAACGACATAAGCGTGATCAATGTCAACGCGTTCGAGGGCCTTGAGGAGACCCTTGAATACctgaatttggaaaataacAACCTAATCGTGGTCCCCGAGGCGATACGCTCGATGAATCGCATTACGTACCTATACCTGGCAAACAACAAGGTATCAAATGTTTCGGATGAGAGTTTTCTCGGATTCGGCAATAACCTCCGTGCCTTGTCGATGGCCACAAACAACCTTAAGTACGTGCCTGTCGGGGCGCTAAGCGAGTGCAACAAACTGCTGCACTTGAACCTGGGCTACAATAACATTTTATCAATACAGCCGGGAGACTTCGAGTGGGCTACCAACCTGGAAATCCTACTGTTGCGTAACAATATGCTGAGTAAATTGAAACCGGAAACGTTTCGGGGCGCTAACAGGCTGAAGGAGCTCAGCCTCTCGTTCAACCACATTACGGAGTTGGACGATGACGCGTTCCTAGGACTCGAAGAGAGCCTGGAGATTCTGGAGCTGAGCTTTGCATTCGCGATGGACGTTTTCCCTCGTCACGCTCTCAAGCAGTTAAGGAATCTACTCTGGATGGTGCTGGACAACAACAATTTCCAGGTGCTCGACACAACCGCCTTCTACTCGTTCCAGAAACTGCGGTACGTCAACCTGGAGTCGAACAGGCTTCAGTACCTACCAGAGCAGATAATCCACTCGTCGATCCACCTCGAGCTTCGCGACGTCAAACTCGGCTATAATTTCCTCGAGACCATACCATCCAACACGTTCCACAACCTGACGGAGCTGCGGTCACTCGACTTGTCGGGCAACCGTATCCACTTTCTAACGTCATCGTCGATAAGCTCGTGCCGGAAATTGGTCACGGTATCCCTCGCGCAGAACAAAATAGCCCACCTAAGCCCCGGGACGTTCAGCCAGCTCGAGAGTCTCCAGTTCTTGCACCTCGAGTTCAACTACTTAGGCAAGCTTAACCTGGACTCGATCCATGAAAGTGGCAGCGACGATTTTACCCTGAACGTTTCTTTCAACGCCATCAGCTCAATTATTCCCGGGGACTTGCCCACCCTGCGACACCTGGACCTGAGCTTCAACAACATCACGTCTCTGCCCGGAACGGCGTTCAACGGCACACCGAATCTGAGAACCCTGGATTTACGCGGCAACTTTGTCACAGCGGTTGAGTCCGGCGCATTCACTTTGAAGCATCTAGAGTACCTGAACCTGCGGAACAACAAAATTCAAGTGCTGAGTAAGCAGGCGTTTTATGGTCTCGAAACGCTGCAGCAGCTCGACCTCAGCGGTAACAGTATAAACCAGTTAATGATGGAGCAgttcagaaatttaaaaaaactccGCGTACTCAACCTTGCGAGAAATAAAATCCGTTCCTTACCCAGGGACGTTTTTGAAGGCACCCAAATCGAAATACTCGACCTGAGTAACAACATATTCTATGTCGTTCCCTCGACATCGTTCGCCGAGGTCGGTTACACCCTGCGCGACCTCGACTTGGGAAACAATTTCATTGACCATCTCGACTCAGCCTCGTTTCCAACCTCCCTTCTGAACTCTCTAAATTTGGCCCACAACCGGCTGACTATACTACCCGACAACTCTTTCGTCGCACTTGGAAAACTGCTCACCTTGAATATTTCCCACAACAGTCTGCAGGCAAATTTCAAAGAGCTCTTCCACTACTTACCGGACCTGAGACAGCTATCCCTAGCCAAATGCAGTCTTGGAAAAGTGCCTATCCTACCCCTGGCCAATTTAAGTGTACTTGACCTGTCGCTCAATAGCATCAGCTCCATTTCTAATAACGATTTCCAGTACCTCGAGGAGCTGAGGACTTTGAGGCTCGTAAAAAATCTAGTCAAATTCATGCCCGGTGTCAGGCTTGACCATCTCAGGGAACTGGACGTCTCGGGGAACATTATAGAG GAACTGACGAAGGAAATGTTCTCAAGGTACCCAAGGCTGGAGAAGTTGAACATCAAGAATTTGAATAGCGTTCGAAGTGTAGAAAGGGACGCGCTGAGTCACTTGCGATACCTGAAATACCTTCAGGTGCAGACATGGCCGCAGGCGGAGGGATTTCACTTGCGGTTTCTGCTCAGCGGTCTGCCGTTGAAATTCGTGGAAATAGAGATAAAGGAAAACGTGCTAAAGCACCAGATAGAGAACGCGTTTTCGAAACAGCTCAAGGAACTCACAATAACCGGGAGTGACTTAGAGACCGTTACCTCGGAGGCATTCTCAACCATTGAAGGTGGCGAGCTTATACTTAGGATAAAAAACACCCGAGTACAGAGGTTCCAGtccgatatttttttgtcccTGACTAAACGACTCTCACAGCTGACTCTGGACCTGAGGGACAACCACATAAACGAGCTCAGCCCGTCAATAATATACGGAAATCTTTCGTGGGAAGCGGTGGGGACAAACATGGTGGCtg GTGGCTTGCAGGTATCCGGCAACCCACTTGAATGCGACTGTGAGATCGCATGGCTGAGTCTCTGGCTCCGCAGATGGTTGAGGGAATCCCGACAAATTCACACAGCGTCGCAATCCGACGCTAGGCAATTACGGACGATGGCTGGGCGGGCCGTATGCACGGAGACGAAACCCTCCTATTCTTCCGATAAGGTCCTGCTAACGCTCGGGACGCCCCACACTGCCTGTCAGGCCTCTGCTCTGAGCTCTGGCCACTACCAACACGGAAGTACTTTGCATCGATTTCTCGGATTGTCCACCATACCGTTACTAGTTTACGTTAATATCTTGGATTAA